The proteins below are encoded in one region of Micromonospora sp. DSM 45708:
- a CDS encoding glycoside hydrolase family 48 protein codes for MARRRRTAMLAATALAIGGVTLPASAAQAAPACDVTYATSEWSNGFTATVTIKNLGDALNNWSLKFAFPNSSQRVTQGWSAKWTQSGSDVTATNESWNGSLPTGASTSIGFNGAFSGSNPKPTAFTLNGVACNGASSNQPPSVSLGVPTGPFTAPADVPLTATASDADGTISKVEFYRNGLLVNTDTTAPYGYDLLGLPAGSYTVQAKAYDNAGGTAIAEKSFTVGAATGPRLVATPSAVSVDEGGSTSVRYTLSSAPTANVPVTLAVTGDSDITVSPSTLTLTPSNWSTGVTATVSAAEDADTVGGTATIAASATGVASVSVVATEIDNDSPGGDNAYIKKFLDQYGKIKNSGYFSPEGVPYHSVETLIVEAPDHGHETTSEAFSFWIWLEAQYGRVTQNWSPFNNAWTVMEKYIIPSHADQPTAGSPGTPQYAAEHNLPSQYPSALEASVPVGQDPLRSELQSTYGTGDIYGMHWLLDVDNTYGYGRCGDGTTRPAYINTFQRGTQESVWETVPQPSCDTFKHGGQYGYLDLFVKESNAPAKQWKYTNAPDADARAVQAAYWALTWAKAQGKEADVAATVAKAAKMGDYLRYSLFDKYFKKIGNCVGASACPAGSGRDSAHYLLSWYYAWGGAYDTSQNWSWRIGSSTSHFGYQNPFAAWAMTNVPELKPKSPTAVSDWQKSMDRQLEFYTWLQSAEGGIAGGATNSWEGNYGTPPAGTATFYGMFYDVDPVYNDPPSNQWFGMQAWSMQRIAELYLQTGNAKAKALLDKWVPWAIANTTTGTNWSIPSDMKWTGQPANWNPSSPQPNSNLHVEVTVKGQDVGVAAAYARTLIAYAAKSGNTAAKTTAKGLLDALSAASDSKGVSMPEKRGDYKRFDDVYNAADGQGLYIPPGWTGKMPNGDAIAAGKSFLDIRSFYKKDPDWPKVQAYLDGGAEPVFNYHRFWAQADVAMAYADYGTYFPQG; via the coding sequence ATGGCCAGACGTCGCCGCACGGCGATGCTCGCCGCCACCGCCCTCGCCATCGGCGGGGTGACCCTGCCCGCGAGCGCTGCCCAGGCCGCCCCCGCCTGCGACGTGACCTACGCGACCAGCGAGTGGAGCAACGGGTTCACCGCCACCGTCACCATCAAGAACCTGGGTGACGCGCTGAACAACTGGTCGCTGAAGTTCGCGTTCCCGAACAGCAGCCAGCGCGTGACGCAGGGCTGGTCGGCCAAGTGGACCCAGAGCGGCAGCGACGTGACCGCGACCAACGAGTCGTGGAACGGCAGCCTGCCCACCGGCGCGTCCACCAGCATCGGCTTCAACGGCGCGTTCAGCGGCAGCAACCCGAAGCCCACCGCGTTCACCCTCAACGGTGTCGCCTGCAACGGCGCCTCCAGCAACCAGCCGCCGTCGGTCTCCCTCGGCGTGCCGACCGGCCCGTTCACCGCGCCGGCGGACGTCCCGCTCACCGCGACCGCCAGCGACGCCGACGGCACCATCAGCAAGGTCGAGTTCTACCGCAACGGCCTGCTGGTCAACACCGACACCACCGCGCCGTACGGCTACGACCTGCTGGGCCTGCCGGCCGGCAGCTACACCGTGCAGGCCAAGGCGTACGACAACGCCGGCGGCACGGCGATCGCGGAGAAGTCCTTCACGGTCGGCGCGGCCACCGGGCCGAGGCTGGTCGCCACCCCGTCGGCGGTCAGCGTCGACGAGGGCGGCAGCACCAGCGTCCGGTACACGCTCAGCTCGGCGCCCACCGCCAACGTCCCGGTGACCCTCGCCGTCACCGGTGACAGCGACATCACCGTGTCGCCGAGCACGCTGACGCTCACGCCGAGCAACTGGAGCACCGGCGTCACCGCCACCGTCTCGGCCGCGGAGGACGCGGACACGGTCGGCGGCACCGCCACCATCGCCGCGTCGGCCACCGGCGTCGCGTCGGTCTCGGTGGTCGCCACCGAGATCGACAACGACTCCCCGGGCGGCGACAACGCCTACATCAAGAAGTTCCTCGACCAGTACGGCAAGATCAAGAACTCGGGTTACTTCAGCCCCGAGGGCGTGCCGTACCACTCGGTCGAGACGCTGATCGTGGAGGCGCCCGACCACGGGCACGAGACCACCTCCGAGGCGTTCAGCTTCTGGATCTGGCTGGAGGCCCAGTACGGCCGCGTCACCCAGAACTGGAGCCCGTTCAACAACGCGTGGACCGTGATGGAGAAGTACATCATCCCCAGCCACGCGGACCAGCCCACGGCCGGCTCGCCGGGCACCCCGCAGTACGCGGCCGAGCACAACCTGCCCAGCCAGTACCCGTCGGCGCTGGAGGCCAGCGTCCCGGTCGGCCAGGACCCGCTGCGCTCGGAGCTCCAGTCCACCTACGGCACCGGTGACATCTACGGCATGCACTGGCTGCTCGACGTCGACAACACCTACGGCTACGGCCGGTGCGGCGACGGCACCACCCGGCCCGCGTACATCAACACCTTCCAGCGGGGCACCCAGGAGTCGGTGTGGGAGACCGTGCCGCAGCCGTCCTGCGACACGTTCAAGCACGGCGGCCAGTACGGCTACCTCGACCTGTTCGTCAAGGAGTCCAACGCCCCGGCCAAGCAGTGGAAGTACACCAACGCGCCGGACGCCGACGCGCGCGCCGTGCAGGCCGCCTACTGGGCGCTGACCTGGGCCAAGGCGCAGGGCAAGGAGGCCGACGTGGCGGCCACCGTGGCGAAGGCCGCCAAAATGGGCGACTACCTGCGCTACTCGCTGTTCGACAAGTACTTCAAGAAGATCGGCAACTGCGTCGGCGCGTCCGCGTGCCCGGCCGGCAGCGGCCGTGACTCGGCGCACTACCTGCTCTCCTGGTACTACGCCTGGGGTGGCGCGTACGACACGTCGCAGAACTGGTCGTGGCGGATCGGCTCCAGCACCAGCCACTTCGGCTACCAGAACCCGTTCGCGGCCTGGGCGATGACCAACGTCCCGGAGCTGAAGCCGAAGTCGCCGACCGCGGTCTCCGACTGGCAGAAGAGCATGGACCGGCAGCTCGAGTTCTACACCTGGCTCCAGTCCGCCGAGGGCGGCATCGCCGGCGGCGCCACCAACAGCTGGGAAGGCAACTACGGCACGCCGCCGGCCGGCACCGCCACCTTCTACGGCATGTTCTACGACGTCGACCCGGTCTACAACGACCCGCCGTCGAACCAGTGGTTCGGCATGCAGGCCTGGTCGATGCAGCGCATCGCCGAGCTGTACCTCCAGACCGGCAACGCCAAGGCCAAGGCGCTGCTGGACAAGTGGGTCCCGTGGGCGATCGCCAACACCACCACGGGCACCAACTGGTCGATCCCGTCGGACATGAAGTGGACCGGCCAGCCGGCCAACTGGAACCCGAGCAGCCCGCAGCCGAACTCCAACCTGCACGTCGAGGTGACGGTCAAGGGTCAGGACGTCGGCGTCGCCGCCGCCTACGCCCGCACGCTCATCGCGTACGCGGCCAAGTCCGGCAACACCGCGGCGAAGACCACCGCCAAGGGCCTGCTGGACGCGCTCTCGGCGGCCTCCGACAGCAAGGGCGTCTCGATGCCGGAGAAGCGCGGCGACTACAAGCGCTTCGACGACGTCTACAACGCCGCCGACGGTCAGGGCCTCTACATCCCGCCGGGCTGGACCGGGAAGATGCCGAACGGCGACGCCATCGCCGCCGGCAAGAGCTTCCTGGACATCCGGTCCTTCTACAAGAAGGACCCGGACTGGCCGAAGGTGCAGGCGTACCTGGACGGCGGCGCCGAGCCGGTCTTCAACTACCACCGGTTCTGGGCGCAGGCGGACGTCGCCATGGCGTACGCCGACTACGGGACCTACTTCCCGCAGGGATGA
- a CDS encoding GH1 family beta-glucosidase: MSLLTRRRLLRRAALSATAAGAARTGLAGATAAGVAAATALGGCDSPPERRTDSELDRGLRFPPDFGWGAATSAYQIEGAAKEDGRGESVWDTFSRTPGRTRNGDTGDVAADHYHRYAQDLDLMRDLRLRSYRFSISWPRIQADGSGRPNQRGLDFYRRIVDGLHERGIAPMATLFHWDLPQALQDDGGWENRDTAERFADYADVVFRALGERVPVWLTINEPKTVVQNGYLTGHHAPGHQDPAAAYLVAHHLQLAHGLAVQALRASGMPGRIGPALNLHPCYPADDSAEAAAATTLYDGYENRLYLDSVFKGAYPQDVLADLGPDSRMARGIRDGDLKIISSPVDLLAVQYYTPIYVTGSGDTVRKWPTSEADWQQIYPEGLYDTLTRVTRDYGRVPITITENGLPCPDAPGPDGTIDDAGRIAFLRDHLAVAHRAIRDGVPLESYHVWSLMDNFEWNEGYEERWGLIYVDYPTQRRLFKRSAHWYRDVIRRNGL, translated from the coding sequence ATGTCGTTACTCACCCGACGGCGCCTGCTCCGCCGCGCCGCCCTGTCCGCGACCGCGGCCGGCGCGGCCCGGACCGGGCTCGCCGGCGCCACCGCGGCCGGGGTCGCCGCCGCCACCGCACTCGGCGGCTGCGACAGCCCGCCCGAGCGCCGCACCGACTCGGAGCTGGACCGCGGGCTGCGCTTCCCGCCCGACTTCGGCTGGGGCGCGGCGACTTCGGCGTACCAGATCGAGGGGGCCGCCAAGGAGGACGGGCGGGGTGAGTCCGTCTGGGACACCTTCAGCCGCACCCCGGGGCGCACCCGCAACGGCGACACCGGCGACGTCGCGGCCGACCACTACCACCGGTACGCCCAGGACCTCGACCTGATGCGCGACCTCAGGCTGCGCAGCTACCGGTTCTCCATCTCCTGGCCGCGCATCCAGGCCGACGGCTCCGGCCGCCCGAACCAGCGCGGCCTCGACTTCTACCGCCGGATCGTGGACGGCCTGCACGAGCGGGGCATCGCGCCGATGGCCACGCTGTTCCACTGGGACCTCCCCCAGGCCCTCCAGGACGACGGCGGCTGGGAGAACCGCGACACCGCCGAGCGCTTCGCCGACTACGCCGACGTCGTGTTCCGCGCGCTCGGCGAGCGGGTGCCGGTCTGGCTGACCATCAACGAACCGAAGACCGTGGTGCAGAACGGCTACCTCACCGGGCACCATGCCCCCGGCCACCAGGACCCGGCGGCGGCGTACCTGGTCGCCCACCACCTCCAACTCGCCCACGGCCTCGCCGTGCAGGCGCTGCGCGCCTCCGGCATGCCCGGCCGGATCGGCCCGGCGCTCAACCTGCACCCGTGCTACCCGGCCGACGACAGCGCCGAGGCCGCCGCCGCGACCACGCTCTACGACGGCTACGAGAACCGCCTCTACCTCGACTCCGTCTTCAAGGGCGCATACCCGCAGGACGTGCTGGCCGACCTGGGACCGGACAGCCGGATGGCCCGGGGCATCCGGGACGGCGACCTGAAGATCATCTCCAGCCCGGTGGACCTGCTCGCGGTGCAGTACTACACCCCGATCTACGTCACCGGCAGCGGCGACACGGTCCGGAAGTGGCCCACCTCCGAGGCCGACTGGCAGCAGATCTACCCCGAGGGCCTGTACGACACCCTGACCCGGGTCACCCGCGACTACGGCCGGGTGCCGATCACCATCACCGAGAACGGCCTGCCCTGCCCGGACGCCCCCGGCCCGGACGGCACCATCGACGACGCCGGCCGGATCGCCTTCCTGCGCGACCACCTCGCCGTCGCCCACCGGGCCATCCGGGACGGGGTGCCGCTGGAGAGCTACCACGTCTGGTCGCTGATGGACAACTTCGAGTGGAACGAGGGGTACGAGGAGCGCTGGGGCCTGATCTACGTGGACTACCCGACCCAGCGGCGGCTGTTCAAGCGCAGCGCCCACTGGTACCGCGACGTGATCCGCCGCAACGGACTCTAG